Within the Plesiomonas shigelloides genome, the region AGCACTTCATCCATTTTGGTGTGACCGACGACATAACGCAGGGCGCTGTCAGTAGCCTGACGCAAGCTGTCATCAGGGTTGCTGACGCTAAACAGGTATTTGGCTGGGTCGGCGACTTTGTACTGCACGTTCATTTCCACGCGCACCACGTTTTCGTCTTGAGTCAGCATGAAACCCGATGCCGGTAACTCACGTACCGCCTCCACGTTCACCGGGGTGACCGATTCGATGAAGGTTGGCTTCCAGTTCAGGCCAGGCTGCACAATACGGTCATATTTGCCCAAGCGGGTGACTACGCCCCGTTCGGCTTCTTTAATCGTATAGAACCCACTGACGCCCCATACCAAGACCGCAGCGGCTACCGCCAGACCCACCAAGCGCGGGGTGAACTTAAAGCCCTGACTGCTGCCCGGATTATTCGGGTCATCGTTGTTGTTCTTCCCGCCACCTAATTTCTTGCCAAGCTTGCGGAATACATCGTCCAGATCCGGAGGACCCTGATCGCGGCCACCACTGCGGTTACCCCAAGGGTCGCGGTCCTGTCCGTTGTTACCGGGCTGATTCCACGCCATCTCTTACTCCATTAACTAAAACGTGCCGTCAGGCACTACAATTTAAGCAGATACCTCGGTATGAATTGTCGCTTCCAACTCGGTTTCCTGCTTGCATAAACGACGCCAGTCTACCGCCGGCATTCGGATATTTAACCACAGGCTTCCGTCTTCCTCATCGATACGTTCATCCACTAACGCGTCGAGCTGATACAGACGGCTGCGCAGACGCCACAGGCGCGGCGACAGATGCAGCTGATACTCCACAATATCCTGTGCCAGTAATTCACTGATCGCCTGAAACAGCAAATCCATACCGGCACCGGTATGGGCTGACACCCAGACGTGGGTTGGAACACCTTCGTCATTACGGGCAATGCGCGGTACGACCTCATCAATCAGGTCAATTTTGTTCATCACGCGCAAGACCGGAATTTCGTCGGCCTCAATCTCGTGCAGCACATGCTCCACGGCCTGAATGTTATCATCGATCCGCGGGTCGGCCGCATCAATCACATGCAGTAACAGTGTAGCTTCCTGCGTCTCTTGTAGCGTAGCTTTAAATGCGGAGACCAGATCGTGCGGCAAGTGACGGATAAAACCCACCGTATCGGCCAATACCACCGGTCCAACATCGGTCACGTCAATCCGGCGCAACGTCGGATCCAGCGTGGCAAACAGCTGATCCGCTGCGTATACCCCAGCTTCGGTGATGGTGTTAAACAGGCTCGATTTACCGGCGTTGGTATAGCCAACTAACGACACCGTAGGGATCTCGGCACGATTTCGTGCGCGACGTCCTTGCTGGCGCTGCTTAGCGACTTTCTCCAATCGGCTCAAAATCACACGGACCCGCTCTTTAAGCAGACGACGGTCCGTTTCCAGTTGCGTTTCCCCCGGCCCACGTAGACCGATACCGCCTTTTTGTCGCTCCAGGTGTGTCCAACCGCGTACCAGACGTGTGGCTAAGTGGCGTAGCTGAGCGAGTTCAACTTGCAACTTACCTTCGTGAGTACGGGCGCGCTGGGCAAAAATATCCAGGATCAGACCGGTGCGATCAATGACGCGGCATTGACACAAACCTTCAAGGTTACGTTCTTGGGCGGGAGAGAGTGCGTGGTTAAACAGGATGACCGATGCACCAGTGGCGGCTACCGCCGCCGCGATCTCTTCGGCTTTACCTTCGCCGACGAAATACTTGGAATGCGGCGCACGGCGGCTACCGGTGATCACCTGCACCGCCGTAACACCCGCAGAGGATACCAGAGTCTCGAACTCTCTGAGATCCTCTACATCCCGCTCTTGCGGGAAATTGATGTGCACCAATATCGCCTGTTCACCAGCTTCATAACGATCAAACAAGCTAATGGCTCCTAAAGCCGGAATTATTCAGTGTCAGTCAGTTCTTGCGGTGCTGGAGTAGAACCCTGCGCGGCATGAGCTGTACCGGTGTGGCCACTGTTGCTGTGATGCGATACAGGGCGAGCCGGAACTACCGTTGAAATAGCATGCTTATAAACCATCTGGCTGACTGTGTTTTTCAGCAGGATCACAAACTGATCGAAAGATTCGATCTGGCCCTGCAGCTTGATACCGTTAACCAGATAAATAGAAACCGGAACGCGCTCACGGCGCAGTGCGTTCAAAAACGGGTCTTGCAGAGATTGCCCCTTAGCCATTTTCTCTTTTCCTTATTTGTTTGTTGTTGTAGCAATTATTCAATTAATTAATAGTGCACATGGGAGCATAGAAGATTGTACACAAACCATTATTCAACCTCTAATAGCTTTGATAACGATTTGTAACGCTTCTTGTGGCTGATCACTGTCCAGCCACGTTACTTCAGGCCAACCTCGCAACCATGTCATCTGCCGTTTCGCCAGTTGGCGGGTGGCACAAATACCCCGGTACGCCATTTCCTGTGCATCGTAATCACCGCGCAAATGTTCCCACATCTGCCGATAACCGACGCACCGGATCGATGGCAGATCCGGATTAAGATCGCCGCGCTCGAACAGCTTCCGTACTTCTTGTTCAAACCCTGCTTCCAGCATGTTCTGAAAGCGTATGGCGATACGTTCATGCAATTGCGCCCGCGTTGCCGGTGCAATTGCAAATTGCTGAACGCGATACGGGAGTTGATCTCCCTGAATTTGCGTCAGCTCTGTTAAAGTTTTACCTGAAATGGCAAAAACTTCCAATGCCCGACTTAAACGCTGCGGATCATTGGGATGGATCCGCGCCGCAGAGACCGGATCAATACGTTGCAAATCTTCATGCAATGCGGCCCAACCACGGGTTGCGGCCGCTTGCTCGATCTCTGCCCGCACCACCGGATCGGCCGACGGTAACGGCGATAACCCTTCTAACAGGGCTTTAAAATATAACATAGTGCCGCCAACCAGCAGCGGGATCTTACCCGCGGCAGTGATCTCGGCCATTTCGCGCAGCGCATCGGCACGAAAATCGGCGGCAGAATAAGCCTGCGCCGGATCGCGAATGTCAATCAGACGGTGTGGCGCCAGCGCCAACTCGTCAGCTGACGGCTTAGCGGTACCGATATCCATACCGCGATAGATCAGGGCGGAATCCACACTGATCACTTCCACCGGCAGCTGTTGCCGTAAACGGATCGCCAGATCAGTTTTGCCGGATGCGGTCGGTCCCATCAAAAAGAGGGCTGGTGGTAATTTAGTCATGATGGTCAAATGCGGCCATCGCCGCCTCAAGTTGTACAGGTTTAATCAGTGTTTGGTATTCCTGCCGCACGCGTTCGGCACACAAGTGCTCGATATCCGCCACCAGGCTCACCGCCTGCGACAAGCTCCAACGCTCCTGCTCGTCCTTGAGTTGTTCGGCCAACCACGCCACCAGCAACGCTATGTCTATGGTTGGGTCAGCACAGAGTTTATTCAATAGATGCGGAATAATTTGTTGTAAGTTGTGATGCCGTAGCGGTAATGGCACTGCGCGTACCAAGACTTTGTTACGCTCAGAGCAGTGTAAATCTAGCCCTAACTGCTGCAGCAACGCCTGCTGGCTACGAATACAGGTCACGTGCTCAGCGCTGAGCGTCAATTGCAAGGGGATCAGCAGCGGCTGCGCTTTCAGTGGCTGCCCCTCTGGGGTTAGCTGCGCCTGCACACGCCACAAGGCAGCGCGCGGTAAGCATAACAAGGCTAGCCCTTGGCTTTGCTCCAGCAGTAAAAAACGGCCATTGACCACACTCAGCGCTCGCCCCAGCGAGCCTTGCGGCGCTCGGCAATCATTCACCTCTGGGCGCGGCTCTGGGCGCTGAGCCGCGGTCGCCGGATGCCCCCCTACCGAATTGGCAGAATCTGAACGGGGATCCGCCCCGGTCGTGGCCACGACAGACGGCGCACTCGGAAACAGCGTCGCGGCGGTTGGCGAGGCTGCCTCAGTGTCAGAAGTGTCAACTGGCGCAGGCTGCATCAGGCGAGCATAAGCCGCTGCCTGCTCGCGCGACACCGGTGCCGCTCCAGCGTACGAGCCAGTATAGCTACCATGACCACCATAACCAGCGCTACGCTCGCGCACGCTCGCCGGATGAGCCTCTGCCGACGCCGCACGCGCCGGTGGGGTATCGGTATATTCTCGCGGTGCATGCTCTCTCGATACAGAGTCTCGCGGTGCAGAGTCGCTCGGCGTGCTGACCGCCGTAAACTCACTGCTGCCAGCAGCGGCGCGCGGCGTGGCATCTTGCAGAGCATCACGGGCAAAGTCAGCCGTATCAGAGGCTGCGGTTGCCGCTGGGCTGGCATGTTGTAACGCGGTCAGCACCGCTTGGTAGATAAAATCATGTACCAGACGCGCCTGATGGAAACGCACTTCATGTTTAGCCGGATGCACGTTCACATCCACCTGATGCGGGTCTAACTCCAGATACAGCACAAAAGCCGGATGCTCAGAGTCTTGCAACAAGGTTTGGTACGCTTGGCGGATCGCATGATGGATCAGCTTATCGCGCATCATACGGCCATTAACATAGCTGTACGCCATGTCATTTTGCGCTCGCGAGCCTTGTGGCGTACACACCCAACCGCTGATTTTCAGGTCGGCATGCTCCCACTCCACCGCGAGAGCATGTTGCAAAAACTCTTGTCCACACACCGCGGCTAAACGGCGCTCACGCTGCTCGGCATTCGCGGCGGCCCGATATTGGCGCAGCACTTTGCCGTTATGGCGCAAGATAAAGCTGACATCAAAACGCGCTAAGGCGATGCGGCGCACCACCTCATCGATATGCGCCAGCTCGGTCTTTTCGGTACGCAAAAACTTGCGCCGTGCAGGCGTGTTGAAGAACAGATCCAACACTTCCAGCGTAGTACCCACCGGATGAGCGGCCGGTTTCACCGTCACCTGCATATCTCGCCCTTCGGCGTATGCCTGCCACGCTTCGCTTTGCGCCGCGGTACGTGAGGTCAGCGTCAGACGCGATACCGAGCTGATACTGGCCAGCGCTTCGCCGCGAAATCCAAGGCTGACAATCGCTTCCAGATCGTCGAGTGAGCTGATTTTACTGGTAGCATGGCGCGCCAACGCCAGCGCCAGTT harbors:
- the hflX gene encoding ribosome rescue GTPase HflX → MFDRYEAGEQAILVHINFPQERDVEDLREFETLVSSAGVTAVQVITGSRRAPHSKYFVGEGKAEEIAAAVAATGASVILFNHALSPAQERNLEGLCQCRVIDRTGLILDIFAQRARTHEGKLQVELAQLRHLATRLVRGWTHLERQKGGIGLRGPGETQLETDRRLLKERVRVILSRLEKVAKQRQQGRRARNRAEIPTVSLVGYTNAGKSSLFNTITEAGVYAADQLFATLDPTLRRIDVTDVGPVVLADTVGFIRHLPHDLVSAFKATLQETQEATLLLHVIDAADPRIDDNIQAVEHVLHEIEADEIPVLRVMNKIDLIDEVVPRIARNDEGVPTHVWVSAHTGAGMDLLFQAISELLAQDIVEYQLHLSPRLWRLRSRLYQLDALVDERIDEEDGSLWLNIRMPAVDWRRLCKQETELEATIHTEVSA
- the hfq gene encoding RNA chaperone Hfq; translated protein: MAKGQSLQDPFLNALRRERVPVSIYLVNGIKLQGQIESFDQFVILLKNTVSQMVYKHAISTVVPARPVSHHSNSGHTGTAHAAQGSTPAPQELTDTE
- the miaA gene encoding tRNA (adenosine(37)-N6)-dimethylallyltransferase MiaA, which produces MTKLPPALFLMGPTASGKTDLAIRLRQQLPVEVISVDSALIYRGMDIGTAKPSADELALAPHRLIDIRDPAQAYSAADFRADALREMAEITAAGKIPLLVGGTMLYFKALLEGLSPLPSADPVVRAEIEQAAATRGWAALHEDLQRIDPVSAARIHPNDPQRLSRALEVFAISGKTLTELTQIQGDQLPYRVQQFAIAPATRAQLHERIAIRFQNMLEAGFEQEVRKLFERGDLNPDLPSIRCVGYRQMWEHLRGDYDAQEMAYRGICATRQLAKRQMTWLRGWPEVTWLDSDQPQEALQIVIKAIRG
- the mutL gene encoding DNA mismatch repair endonuclease MutL; translated protein: MPIQILPPQLANQIAAGEVVERPSSVVKELVENSLDAGATRIEIDIEKGGARLIRIRDDGCGIDKEQLALALARHATSKISSLDDLEAIVSLGFRGEALASISSVSRLTLTSRTAAQSEAWQAYAEGRDMQVTVKPAAHPVGTTLEVLDLFFNTPARRKFLRTEKTELAHIDEVVRRIALARFDVSFILRHNGKVLRQYRAAANAEQRERRLAAVCGQEFLQHALAVEWEHADLKISGWVCTPQGSRAQNDMAYSYVNGRMMRDKLIHHAIRQAYQTLLQDSEHPAFVLYLELDPHQVDVNVHPAKHEVRFHQARLVHDFIYQAVLTALQHASPAATAASDTADFARDALQDATPRAAAGSSEFTAVSTPSDSAPRDSVSREHAPREYTDTPPARAASAEAHPASVRERSAGYGGHGSYTGSYAGAAPVSREQAAAYARLMQPAPVDTSDTEAASPTAATLFPSAPSVVATTGADPRSDSANSVGGHPATAAQRPEPRPEVNDCRAPQGSLGRALSVVNGRFLLLEQSQGLALLCLPRAALWRVQAQLTPEGQPLKAQPLLIPLQLTLSAEHVTCIRSQQALLQQLGLDLHCSERNKVLVRAVPLPLRHHNLQQIIPHLLNKLCADPTIDIALLVAWLAEQLKDEQERWSLSQAVSLVADIEHLCAERVRQEYQTLIKPVQLEAAMAAFDHHD